From Kineosporia succinea, the proteins below share one genomic window:
- a CDS encoding aminotransferase class V-fold PLP-dependent enzyme: MPGLDAYTTEFTEPAGYLNFAAYGPPSTAVVRSLTDAAQLAASGEPAANLHAADARALAAVSRLSGFARENCLLTTSTSAGLQQIAFGLPGARVLAGRDEFPSNLYPWWRAQEAGLLEVSLIAGGDHGVPRRMTPETIDAALTPATTAVAISAVDFRTGYRADLRGIRDVIGERLLIVDGIQGFGVLDADWPLADALVVGGQKWLRAGWGTAFVALSDRALERVRPTLGSWTGVERPTAYDGLEHPPAPGAQRLSITNVSPFTSAALGTALELLESAGVAAVAGRITASAGAVADRLDAAGIEVLSPRDEARRAGLVVARVADDRAAATRDLLADRGITVTAHDPGRIRISVHATTDPGDETFATLVDVLTQVRS, from the coding sequence GTGCCCGGTCTCGACGCGTACACGACCGAGTTCACCGAGCCCGCGGGGTATCTGAACTTCGCGGCCTACGGCCCGCCATCGACCGCCGTGGTGCGGTCGCTGACCGACGCGGCGCAGCTCGCGGCCTCGGGCGAACCCGCCGCGAACCTGCACGCGGCCGACGCCCGGGCCCTGGCCGCCGTCTCCCGGCTGAGCGGGTTCGCCCGGGAGAACTGCCTGCTCACCACCAGCACCTCGGCCGGGCTCCAGCAGATCGCGTTCGGGCTGCCCGGGGCCCGGGTGCTCGCGGGCCGCGACGAGTTCCCCTCCAACCTCTACCCGTGGTGGCGCGCCCAGGAGGCGGGGCTCCTCGAGGTGAGCCTGATCGCCGGGGGTGACCACGGCGTCCCCCGGCGGATGACCCCCGAGACCATCGACGCCGCCCTGACCCCGGCCACGACGGCCGTCGCGATCAGCGCCGTGGACTTCCGCACCGGATACCGGGCCGACCTGCGGGGGATCCGCGACGTGATCGGCGAGAGGCTGCTGATCGTCGACGGCATCCAGGGTTTCGGCGTCCTCGACGCGGACTGGCCCCTCGCCGACGCCCTGGTCGTGGGTGGGCAGAAGTGGCTGAGGGCAGGCTGGGGAACGGCTTTCGTGGCCCTGTCCGACCGGGCGCTGGAACGGGTGCGCCCGACCCTGGGCAGCTGGACCGGCGTCGAGCGGCCGACCGCCTACGACGGGCTCGAGCATCCCCCGGCGCCGGGGGCGCAGCGCCTGTCGATCACGAACGTCTCCCCGTTCACCTCGGCCGCCCTCGGCACCGCGCTGGAACTGCTGGAGTCGGCCGGGGTGGCTGCCGTCGCCGGGCGGATCACGGCGTCGGCCGGCGCCGTGGCCGATCGCCTCGACGCCGCCGGGATCGAGGTCCTGTCACCGCGCGACGAGGCGCGCCGGGCGGGCCTCGTGGTCGCCCGGGTGGCCGACGACCGGGCCGCCGCGACCCGGGACCTCCTGGCGGACAGGGGAATCACGGTCACGGCCCACGACCCCGGGCGCATCCGGATCAGCGTGCACGCGACCACCGACCCCGGTGACGAGACGTTCGCGACCCTCGTGGACGTCCTCACGCAGGTTCGCTCCTAG
- a CDS encoding ABC transporter substrate-binding protein: MKRSTPRTALGLVMASALALSACSGGSAGGSTSGAGGSSETPRKGGTVQVLQNADFSYLDPTRGWDGGVNSFYRLVYRTLVTKAANDASDPNAMVPDLAESLGKVSDDGKTWTYTLKEGVKFDTGAAITSKDVKFGISRSWDPEIGIGSPYLKQVIDAPKDYEGPYRSGDLDTIETPDDRTIVFHLKEAFPEFDAVLSMPSGTPFPEGTGKGDEFINDIVASGPYDLEKFTPGSVIQLKRNPEWDASTDEQRKAYPDNWTFTIGIDGATIDERLIAQQGSDINSMTSAPSIQTATIARIQTPALQQRLVKNPSTCLTYMGLNTTKKPLNDVKVRQAIEYAVDKSSVLNAAGGTQFATVANTIIPSTVSGHKDFDLYPSEGGKGDVEKAKALLAEAGQDGGFELTLDIRANPVMQRQGEAIQQALQKVGIDVKLNVIDVSTYYETIGTPSQQHDAAITGWCPDWNSSASTFLPPLFDGRNIYDKGNSNLAQLDDQAVNDAIDAGKKLTDIDAANTAWGALDEQIMQLAPVVPLNVENRLYLPGENLGGFITPSGDIDYTIIGLKDPSRG, from the coding sequence GTGAAGAGAAGCACTCCCCGGACGGCCCTGGGCCTGGTGATGGCCTCGGCCCTCGCCCTGTCGGCCTGTTCCGGCGGCTCGGCCGGCGGCAGCACCAGCGGTGCGGGCGGCAGCAGCGAGACCCCGCGCAAGGGCGGCACCGTGCAGGTGCTGCAGAACGCCGACTTCTCGTACCTCGACCCGACCCGGGGCTGGGACGGCGGCGTCAACTCGTTCTACCGCCTCGTCTACCGCACGCTCGTCACCAAGGCCGCCAACGACGCGTCCGACCCCAACGCGATGGTGCCCGACCTGGCCGAGTCGCTCGGGAAGGTCTCCGACGACGGCAAGACCTGGACCTACACGCTGAAGGAGGGCGTCAAGTTCGACACCGGCGCCGCGATCACCTCCAAGGACGTGAAGTTCGGCATCAGCCGCAGCTGGGACCCCGAGATCGGCATCGGCTCGCCCTATCTCAAGCAGGTCATCGACGCGCCGAAGGACTACGAGGGCCCCTACCGGTCCGGTGATCTCGACACCATCGAGACGCCCGACGACCGCACGATCGTCTTCCACCTGAAGGAAGCCTTCCCCGAGTTCGACGCCGTGCTGTCGATGCCGAGCGGCACGCCGTTCCCGGAGGGCACCGGCAAGGGCGACGAGTTCATCAACGACATCGTCGCCTCCGGCCCCTACGACCTGGAGAAGTTCACGCCCGGCAGCGTGATCCAGCTGAAGCGCAACCCGGAGTGGGACGCCTCCACCGACGAGCAGCGCAAGGCCTACCCCGACAACTGGACCTTCACCATCGGCATCGACGGCGCCACGATCGACGAGCGCCTCATCGCCCAGCAGGGCAGCGACATCAACTCGATGACCAGCGCCCCGAGCATCCAGACGGCGACCATCGCGCGTATCCAGACGCCCGCCCTGCAGCAGAGACTGGTCAAGAACCCGTCGACCTGCCTCACCTACATGGGGCTGAACACCACCAAGAAGCCGCTGAACGACGTCAAGGTGCGTCAGGCGATCGAGTACGCGGTGGACAAGAGCAGCGTGCTGAACGCCGCCGGCGGAACGCAGTTCGCGACCGTGGCGAACACGATCATCCCGAGCACGGTCTCCGGTCACAAGGACTTCGACCTGTACCCGAGCGAGGGTGGCAAGGGCGACGTCGAGAAGGCCAAGGCCCTGCTGGCCGAGGCCGGTCAGGACGGCGGGTTCGAGCTGACCCTCGACATCCGCGCGAACCCGGTGATGCAGCGCCAGGGCGAGGCGATCCAGCAGGCCCTGCAGAAGGTCGGCATCGACGTGAAGCTCAACGTCATCGACGTCTCGACCTACTACGAGACCATCGGCACCCCGTCGCAGCAGCACGACGCCGCGATCACCGGCTGGTGCCCGGACTGGAACTCCAGTGCCTCGACCTTCCTGCCGCCGCTGTTCGACGGCCGCAACATCTACGACAAGGGCAACTCGAACCTGGCCCAGCTCGACGACCAGGCCGTGAACGACGCGATCGACGCGGGCAAGAAGCTCACCGACATCGACGCGGCCAACACCGCCTGGGGCGCCCTCGACGAGCAGATCATGCAGCTCGCGCCGGTCGTGCCGCTGAACGTCGAGAACCGGCTCTACCTCCCGGGTGAGAACCTCGGCGGGTTCATCACCCCGAGCGGCGACATCGACTACACCATCATCGGGCTCAAGGACCCGTCGCGGGGCTGA
- a CDS encoding FAD/NAD(P)-dependent oxidoreductase: MAEVLIIGGGPAGMAAAAAALEAGARVTVLEAGYDLGGQYWRHLADGRSGANEAALHHGWDTFLELRRTITEGCDVVLGAHVWAVDRNDDAPPLVHVMVGAPDGTDREPRTYAPDRLVVATGGQERTLPFPGWDLPGVFTAGAAQALAKGERVAVGQRVLVAGAGPFLLPVVTSLIQTGATVVGVAEASGPRRLARGWLPRPWELLGTRSKATELGGYVQAMARHRVPYWTGRTVVEAHGTDRVRAVTLAGLDDDWTRVPGSERVIEVDAVCVSHGFVPRTELATAAGCAVDENGFVVVDHEQRTTVPGVFSAGELTGIGGADLSLAEGEIAGSAAAGRPPRPQALEKRRRYATFASRMHAAHGIRPGWQTWATPETVLCRCEDVTVGEVRDIAAKTGARGLRSLKLTTRAGLGPCQGRTCGRNLEDILVVETGGLMQAGRTSHRPIATPVRLGELAATLTPAPAPERAPDREDHP, from the coding sequence ATGGCTGAGGTGCTGATCATCGGCGGTGGCCCGGCCGGGATGGCCGCCGCCGCGGCCGCTCTCGAGGCCGGGGCCCGGGTGACTGTGCTCGAGGCCGGCTACGACCTGGGCGGGCAGTACTGGCGCCACCTGGCCGACGGGCGCAGCGGCGCGAACGAGGCCGCGCTGCACCACGGCTGGGACACCTTCCTCGAGCTCAGGCGCACGATCACCGAGGGCTGCGACGTCGTGCTCGGGGCCCACGTCTGGGCCGTCGACCGCAACGACGACGCGCCGCCCCTCGTGCACGTCATGGTCGGCGCACCCGACGGCACCGACCGCGAACCGCGCACCTACGCGCCCGACCGGCTCGTCGTCGCGACCGGCGGCCAGGAGCGCACCCTCCCGTTCCCGGGCTGGGACCTGCCCGGCGTCTTCACCGCCGGTGCCGCCCAGGCCCTGGCCAAGGGCGAGCGGGTGGCGGTCGGGCAGCGGGTGCTGGTGGCCGGGGCCGGGCCGTTCCTGCTCCCCGTCGTCACCAGCCTGATCCAGACCGGCGCCACGGTCGTCGGCGTCGCCGAGGCCTCCGGCCCGCGGCGCCTGGCGCGAGGCTGGCTCCCGCGCCCCTGGGAACTGCTCGGCACCCGTTCCAAGGCGACCGAACTCGGTGGCTACGTGCAGGCGATGGCGCGCCACCGCGTCCCCTACTGGACCGGCCGCACCGTCGTCGAGGCCCACGGCACCGACCGGGTGCGGGCGGTCACACTGGCCGGACTCGATGACGACTGGACGCGCGTACCCGGCTCCGAGAGGGTGATCGAGGTCGACGCCGTCTGTGTCAGTCACGGTTTCGTCCCACGTACCGAGCTGGCCACCGCGGCCGGGTGCGCGGTTGACGAGAACGGTTTCGTGGTGGTCGATCACGAGCAGAGGACGACCGTTCCCGGCGTCTTCAGCGCGGGCGAGCTGACCGGGATCGGCGGAGCCGACCTCTCCCTCGCCGAGGGCGAGATCGCCGGGAGCGCCGCGGCCGGGCGACCACCGCGTCCGCAGGCCCTGGAAAAGCGCCGGCGGTACGCGACCTTCGCCAGCCGCATGCACGCCGCCCACGGCATCCGGCCGGGCTGGCAGACCTGGGCCACGCCGGAGACCGTGCTGTGCCGCTGCGAGGACGTCACCGTCGGCGAGGTCCGCGACATCGCCGCGAAAACCGGTGCCCGCGGACTCCGTTCCCTCAAACTCACGACCCGGGCCGGTCTCGGGCCGTGCCAGGGCCGCACCTGCGGCCGCAACCTCGAGGACATCCTCGTCGTCGAGACGGGCGGCCTGATGCAGGCAGGCCGCACGTCGCACCGCCCCATCGCCACACCGGTCCGGCTCGGGGAACTGGCCGCGACCCTCACCCCCGCTCCCGCACCCGAACGTGCCCCTGATCGAGAGGACCATCCGTGA
- a CDS encoding dihydrodipicolinate synthase family protein, whose amino-acid sequence MTTDLRGVIVATALPYKENPSAPAGLEVDYDKFAEHCDWLISNGCRGVGPNGSLGEYSSLTDAERRKVIQVAVETVGDRGVVVAGVHGPGWHQARHWAELAAEDGAHGVLSLPPTMYRASPAQVIEHYEKIAEVGLPVMIYNNPIDTKVDLVPSLVAEIAKIPNISAIKEFSGDVRRAFEISELCDIDIVAGADDVLFELMVDGAVGWFAGFPNTFPRESVEIYDHMVAGRYDQARELYRHLVAVFRWDSRVEFVQAIKLGMEMVGRYGGPCRPPRGPLTPEHTAQVRADMERAIAGIESLRATA is encoded by the coding sequence GTGACCACCGACCTCCGTGGCGTCATCGTCGCCACCGCCCTTCCCTACAAAGAGAACCCCTCCGCCCCGGCCGGTCTCGAGGTCGACTACGACAAGTTCGCCGAGCACTGCGACTGGCTGATCAGCAACGGCTGCCGCGGTGTCGGCCCGAACGGCTCGCTCGGTGAGTACTCCTCGCTCACCGACGCCGAGCGCCGCAAGGTGATCCAGGTCGCGGTCGAGACCGTCGGCGACCGCGGCGTGGTCGTGGCCGGTGTGCACGGGCCGGGCTGGCACCAGGCGAGGCACTGGGCCGAGCTGGCCGCCGAAGACGGTGCGCACGGCGTGCTCTCGCTGCCGCCCACCATGTACCGGGCCTCGCCCGCGCAGGTGATCGAGCACTACGAGAAGATCGCCGAGGTCGGCCTGCCGGTGATGATCTACAACAACCCGATCGACACCAAGGTCGACCTGGTGCCGTCGCTGGTGGCCGAGATCGCCAAGATCCCGAACATCTCGGCGATCAAGGAGTTCAGCGGCGACGTGCGCCGCGCGTTCGAGATCTCCGAGCTGTGCGACATCGACATCGTGGCCGGCGCCGACGACGTGCTGTTCGAGCTGATGGTCGACGGTGCGGTGGGCTGGTTCGCGGGCTTCCCCAACACCTTCCCGCGCGAGTCGGTCGAGATCTACGACCACATGGTGGCCGGGCGCTACGATCAGGCCCGCGAGCTGTACCGGCACCTGGTCGCGGTGTTCCGCTGGGACTCGCGCGTGGAGTTCGTGCAGGCGATCAAGCTGGGCATGGAGATGGTCGGGCGTTACGGCGGCCCGTGCCGCCCGCCGCGGGGCCCGCTCACGCCGGAGCACACCGCGCAGGTGCGGGCCGACATGGAGCGCGCGATCGCGGGTATCGAGTCGTTGCGGGCCACGGCCTGA
- a CDS encoding proline racemase family protein, with the protein MRSKRLFTAVDSHTEGMPTRVVTGGVGVIPGATMNERRLHFIAEMDHVRRFLVNEPRGHAAMSGAILQPPTRPDADFGVLYIEVSGCLPMCGHGTIGVATVLVETGMVEVIEPVTTIRLDTPAGLVVAKVAVSDGHADSVTLENVPSYCERLDETIEVPGLGAVPYSLAFGGNFYAMVDLDAVNLPFDRSRQQEILGAGLAIMNAINLQAPPKHPQIEGVNHCHHVEFIAPGSDAVLSRHAMAIHPGWFDRSPCGTGTSARMAELHARGELPLHQDFVNESFIGSRFTGRLIGETTVGGLKAVLPTITGRAWVTGIGQYLLDPSDPYPEGFEF; encoded by the coding sequence ATGAGGTCGAAACGGCTCTTCACCGCGGTCGACTCGCACACCGAGGGCATGCCCACGCGGGTCGTCACCGGGGGAGTGGGGGTGATCCCGGGCGCCACCATGAACGAGCGGCGCCTGCACTTCATCGCGGAGATGGATCACGTGCGCCGGTTCCTGGTGAACGAGCCGCGCGGGCACGCGGCGATGAGCGGCGCGATCCTGCAGCCGCCCACCCGCCCGGACGCCGACTTCGGGGTGCTCTACATCGAGGTCTCCGGCTGCCTGCCGATGTGTGGGCACGGAACCATCGGGGTGGCAACGGTTCTGGTGGAGACCGGCATGGTCGAGGTGATCGAGCCGGTCACCACGATCCGGCTCGACACCCCGGCCGGGCTGGTCGTCGCGAAGGTGGCCGTCAGTGACGGCCACGCCGACAGCGTGACCCTCGAGAACGTCCCCTCGTACTGCGAACGGCTCGACGAGACGATCGAGGTGCCCGGTCTCGGGGCCGTGCCCTACAGCCTGGCCTTCGGCGGGAACTTCTACGCCATGGTCGATCTCGACGCGGTGAACCTGCCGTTCGACCGGTCGCGACAGCAGGAGATCCTGGGCGCGGGGCTGGCGATCATGAACGCGATCAACCTTCAGGCGCCGCCGAAGCATCCCCAGATCGAGGGTGTGAACCACTGCCACCACGTGGAATTCATCGCCCCGGGCTCCGACGCGGTGCTGTCGCGGCACGCGATGGCCATCCATCCGGGCTGGTTCGACCGTTCGCCCTGTGGCACCGGAACGTCCGCCCGGATGGCCGAGCTGCACGCGCGCGGTGAGCTGCCCCTGCACCAGGACTTCGTCAACGAGAGCTTCATCGGCAGCCGCTTCACCGGGCGGCTGATCGGCGAGACCACCGTCGGCGGGCTGAAGGCCGTGCTGCCGACCATCACCGGACGGGCCTGGGTCACCGGCATCGGGCAGTACCTGCTCGACCCGAGCGACCCGTACCCGGAGGGTTTCGAGTTCTGA
- a CDS encoding NAD(P)/FAD-dependent oxidoreductase: MTERGRIIVIGAGIVGAAIARSLGHHGYEVVVLDRGPTAGGTSSRGEGNLLVSDKGPGPELELMRRSLELWRELDGQLRDELPAGFPGLELDHKGGLVVATTGAGAVALRGFAAEQRTADVVADEVDESRVRELEPDLTRDWTAAVFYPGDAQVQPVVATEALLASARSRGVRVRQGVEVVGPLLIGDRLQGVLTTDGPVTGDAVVLAAGPWSGELSRRLRAPLPVRPRRGTVLVTTRMPHRVHRKVYDADYVGAVGSGAADLQVSSVVESTAAGTVLIGSSRERRGFDDRIEARVVATMAAKALLLFPFLKDVPVMRAYGGFRPFMPDHLPVIGPDPRVQGLFHATGHEGAGIGLSLATAEILTGLLAKPDPGNPFRVDRPTLTLEDAA, encoded by the coding sequence GTGACTGAGCGAGGGCGCATCATTGTGATCGGGGCCGGCATCGTCGGCGCCGCGATCGCCCGGTCCCTCGGGCACCACGGCTACGAGGTGGTTGTGCTCGACCGGGGTCCCACCGCGGGGGGTACCTCCTCGCGCGGGGAAGGCAACCTCCTCGTCTCCGACAAGGGCCCGGGCCCCGAGCTCGAGCTCATGCGGCGCTCGCTGGAGCTGTGGCGTGAGCTCGACGGGCAGCTCCGCGACGAGCTGCCGGCCGGGTTCCCGGGGCTCGAACTCGATCACAAGGGCGGGCTGGTCGTCGCCACCACCGGGGCGGGCGCGGTCGCGTTGCGCGGTTTCGCGGCCGAACAGCGAACGGCGGACGTGGTGGCCGACGAGGTCGACGAGTCCCGGGTCCGCGAGCTGGAACCGGATCTCACCCGGGACTGGACGGCCGCGGTCTTCTATCCCGGCGACGCCCAGGTTCAGCCCGTCGTCGCGACCGAAGCCCTGCTCGCCTCCGCCCGTTCCCGGGGGGTGCGGGTGCGGCAGGGCGTCGAGGTGGTCGGGCCGCTGCTGATCGGCGACCGGTTGCAGGGGGTCCTGACCACCGACGGCCCGGTCACCGGTGACGCCGTGGTGCTCGCCGCCGGTCCCTGGTCGGGTGAGCTCTCGCGTCGGCTCCGGGCCCCGCTGCCGGTGCGTCCCCGGCGCGGCACCGTGCTCGTCACCACCCGCATGCCGCACCGTGTCCACCGCAAGGTCTACGACGCGGACTACGTCGGCGCCGTCGGGTCCGGTGCGGCCGACCTCCAGGTCTCCAGCGTGGTCGAGTCCACCGCCGCCGGCACCGTTCTCATCGGCTCGTCACGTGAGCGGCGTGGTTTCGACGACCGCATCGAGGCCCGCGTGGTCGCCACCATGGCGGCGAAGGCGCTGCTGCTCTTCCCCTTCCTCAAGGACGTCCCGGTGATGCGGGCCTACGGCGGGTTCCGGCCGTTCATGCCCGACCACCTGCCGGTGATCGGCCCGGACCCCCGGGTGCAGGGGCTGTTCCACGCCACCGGCCACGAGGGGGCCGGCATCGGGCTGAGTCTGGCCACGGCCGAGATCCTCACCGGCCTGCTCGCGAAACCCGATCCGGGCAACCCGTTCCGCGTCGACCGGCCCACGCTGACCCTGGAGGACGCCGCGTGA
- a CDS encoding VOC family protein: MTTPWTLTFDASDAPALAAFWAVALGYVPAPPPAGFASWEEWYERFDVPAAERDELASIADPEGVRPGISFLRVPEPKTAKNRVHLDVQAGGGRAVDQGERWTRITATVDRLTTAGGRVVRVDARGDGTPDHVVMTDPEGNEFCVV; encoded by the coding sequence ATGACGACACCCTGGACGCTGACCTTCGACGCGTCGGACGCGCCGGCGCTGGCCGCGTTCTGGGCGGTGGCGCTCGGGTACGTGCCCGCTCCCCCGCCGGCCGGGTTCGCGTCCTGGGAGGAGTGGTACGAGCGGTTCGACGTGCCCGCGGCCGAGCGCGACGAGCTGGCCTCGATCGCCGATCCGGAGGGGGTGCGTCCGGGCATCTCGTTCCTGAGGGTGCCGGAGCCGAAAACGGCCAAGAACCGGGTGCATCTGGATGTGCAGGCCGGGGGCGGGCGGGCTGTCGACCAGGGCGAACGATGGACGCGCATCACGGCCACGGTCGACCGGCTCACCACGGCCGGTGGCCGGGTGGTGCGGGTGGACGCGCGGGGCGACGGGACGCCCGACCACGTCGTGATGACCGATCCCGAGGGCAACGAGTTCTGCGTGGTCTGA
- a CDS encoding (2Fe-2S)-binding protein, which produces MNPRRVPVELDPVRPQDSGPLTVTLDGEEVTGQAGQTVAGILLGAGRVSWRTSRNGRPRGVFCGIGVCFDCLVTVNDLPDVRACQRRAQEGDVITTGVQDG; this is translated from the coding sequence GTGAACCCCCGTCGCGTCCCTGTCGAGCTCGACCCGGTGCGGCCGCAGGACTCCGGCCCGCTCACCGTCACGCTCGACGGCGAGGAGGTCACCGGCCAGGCCGGGCAGACCGTCGCGGGCATCCTGCTCGGCGCCGGCCGGGTCTCCTGGCGCACCAGCCGGAACGGCCGTCCGCGGGGCGTGTTCTGCGGTATCGGAGTGTGTTTCGACTGCCTGGTCACGGTCAACGACCTGCCCGACGTGCGAGCCTGTCAGCGGCGTGCGCAGGAGGGCGACGTGATCACCACGGGGGTCCAGGATGGCTGA
- a CDS encoding GntR family transcriptional regulator: MTSHIGPVAAGSSLRGTVEEALASAIVSGELAPGTLLTAPTLGARFGVSATPVREAMLNLAKRGFVETVRNKGFRVTDVSEQDLWEIVRIRQLLEVPPMRDIARILQPYAAVELREKAALIVKSAASADIPTYLAADVDFHLALLRLTGNDRLVELVRDLRQQTRMVGLANLIGSDELARSAGEHLQLMDLLEARDGRGAEQLMHSHIEHVLGWWSGRDEA, translated from the coding sequence GTGACGTCGCACATCGGACCGGTCGCCGCGGGCTCGAGCCTGCGCGGGACGGTCGAGGAGGCCCTGGCCTCGGCGATCGTGTCCGGTGAGCTGGCCCCGGGCACGCTGCTGACCGCGCCCACGCTCGGGGCCCGCTTCGGGGTCTCGGCGACCCCGGTGCGCGAGGCGATGCTGAACCTGGCCAAGCGCGGGTTCGTCGAGACCGTGCGCAACAAGGGTTTCCGGGTCACGGACGTCAGCGAGCAGGACCTCTGGGAGATCGTGCGCATCCGGCAGCTGCTCGAGGTGCCCCCGATGCGCGACATCGCGCGCATCCTGCAGCCGTACGCCGCGGTCGAGCTGCGCGAGAAGGCCGCGCTGATCGTGAAGTCCGCAGCCTCGGCCGACATCCCGACCTACCTGGCCGCCGACGTCGACTTCCACCTGGCCCTGCTCCGGCTCACCGGCAACGACCGCCTGGTCGAGCTGGTGCGCGACCTGCGTCAGCAGACCCGCATGGTGGGGTTGGCCAACCTGATCGGCTCGGACGAACTGGCCCGCTCGGCCGGCGAGCACCTGCAGCTGATGGACCTGCTCGAGGCCCGCGACGGCCGCGGCGCCGAACAGCTCATGCACTCGCACATCGAGCACGTGCTCGGCTGGTGGAGCGGACGCGACGAGGCCTGA
- a CDS encoding aldehyde dehydrogenase (NADP(+)), translated as MSKDDMTSLDKVLSAAAAVPLTGARAATPTDRAGWLDAAADALDAAADELIPLAHSESHLPTARLTGELKRTTFQARLFADALRTGALTPSRVDPPEANWGSGPRPDLRRGVVPLGPVLVFAASNFPFAFSVFGGDTVSALAAGCPVVVKAHPGHPELSRRTAALVADVLPEGMFALVEGVDPSLAALRDSRIKAVGFTGSTAGGRALYDIAVSRPEPIPFYGELGSVNPVVVTPEGWAERGPDIVAGWLDSLLLGSGQFCTNPGLVFVPDADSFLASVSLAEPGRMLNSRLEEGFRASTDVVAGLLGIVEAVSGPANEQGVAARVFRTTVAELDPKALETEMFGPAGLVVEYGSAQELADALGTVPGQLTGSVHGTATGDAVAAEAVAALSSRVGRVLYNQWPTGVSVSAAQQHGGPYPASTSPLTTSVGLAAIERFQRPVAFQGFPESLLPAELRTADSRGE; from the coding sequence ATGAGCAAGGACGACATGACCTCCCTCGACAAGGTACTGAGCGCGGCCGCGGCCGTCCCGCTGACCGGCGCCCGGGCGGCCACGCCGACCGACCGGGCGGGCTGGCTGGACGCCGCCGCCGACGCGCTCGACGCGGCGGCCGACGAGCTGATCCCGTTGGCGCACAGCGAGTCCCACCTGCCCACGGCCCGGCTCACCGGTGAGCTGAAGCGCACCACGTTCCAGGCCCGGCTGTTCGCCGACGCCCTGCGCACCGGTGCCCTCACGCCCAGCCGGGTCGACCCGCCGGAGGCGAACTGGGGCAGCGGTCCCCGGCCCGACCTGCGGCGCGGTGTGGTCCCGCTGGGGCCCGTGCTGGTGTTCGCCGCGAGCAACTTCCCGTTCGCGTTCAGCGTGTTCGGCGGTGACACGGTGTCGGCGCTGGCGGCCGGCTGCCCGGTCGTGGTGAAGGCGCACCCCGGGCATCCGGAACTGTCACGGCGCACGGCCGCGCTGGTCGCGGACGTGCTGCCGGAGGGGATGTTCGCACTCGTCGAGGGCGTCGACCCCTCGCTCGCGGCGCTGCGTGATTCCCGGATCAAGGCAGTCGGTTTCACCGGTTCCACCGCCGGTGGGCGGGCTCTGTACGACATCGCGGTCTCGCGTCCGGAGCCGATCCCGTTCTACGGCGAGCTCGGCAGCGTGAACCCGGTCGTGGTCACGCCCGAGGGCTGGGCCGAGCGCGGACCGGACATCGTCGCCGGCTGGCTCGACTCGCTGCTGCTCGGATCCGGCCAGTTCTGCACGAATCCGGGCCTGGTCTTCGTGCCCGACGCCGACTCCTTCCTGGCCTCGGTCTCCCTGGCCGAGCCCGGCCGGATGCTGAACTCCCGCCTGGAAGAGGGTTTCCGGGCGTCGACGGACGTGGTGGCCGGGTTGCTTGGGATCGTCGAGGCGGTCTCGGGGCCGGCGAACGAGCAGGGCGTGGCGGCGCGGGTCTTCCGCACCACCGTCGCGGAGCTCGACCCGAAGGCTCTGGAGACCGAGATGTTCGGCCCGGCCGGGCTGGTGGTCGAGTACGGGTCGGCGCAGGAGCTGGCGGACGCCCTGGGCACGGTTCCGGGGCAGCTCACCGGGTCGGTTCACGGCACGGCGACGGGGGACGCGGTGGCCGCCGAGGCGGTCGCGGCGCTGAGTTCCCGGGTCGGCCGGGTGCTCTACAACCAGTGGCCGACCGGCGTGAGCGTGAGTGCCGCGCAGCAGCACGGAGGCCCGTACCCCGCGTCCACCAGCCCGCTGACGACCTCGGTGGGGCTCGCCGCGATCGAGCGGTTCCAGCGGCCGGTCGCTTTCCAGGGGTTCCCCGAGAGCCTGCTGCCGGCCGAGCTGCGTACGGCGGACAGCCGGGGTGAGTAG